One window from the genome of Gemmatimonadota bacterium encodes:
- a CDS encoding M20/M25/M40 family metallo-hydrolase encodes MKIRLPRTGYLGVLAVVCGASPPLPAPVLSAQEPEVDVANLAALPGVERALMLVDERDVRTMSDLLEITEIPAPPFGEESRGRRFAEMLADYGADSVWTDEEGNVIGLRRGLGSDAGVLAVTGHLDTVFPEGTDVTVRQRGDTLFAPGIGDDSRGLAALLAVLRTLEEAGVETRDDLLFVGTVGEEGIGDLRGVKHLFREGGPRIDAFISVDGTGHATITHQGLGSYRYRVTVRGPGGHSWSAFGLANAAHALGRIISAFDLASDAITRNGPRTSYNVGRIGGGTSVNSIPFEAWMEIDMRSISPEHLTRIDDAFRHTVERTLLEVNAARREGPELSAEIEMIGNRPSGEIPADHPLVRTAVDVSEYLGIDPVLGRGSTDSNIPISLGIPAITIGGGGVGFGAHSPGEWFINREGTLGIKRALLIALARAGVAES; translated from the coding sequence ATGAAGATTCGGCTACCTCGCACAGGTTACCTCGGCGTCCTCGCGGTCGTTTGCGGTGCCTCCCCTCCCCTCCCGGCACCCGTGCTCTCGGCCCAGGAGCCGGAGGTCGATGTTGCGAACCTGGCGGCTCTGCCCGGGGTGGAGCGCGCTCTCATGCTCGTGGACGAACGCGATGTCCGCACCATGAGCGACCTGCTCGAGATCACCGAGATACCCGCTCCGCCCTTCGGCGAGGAATCGAGAGGCCGGCGCTTCGCCGAGATGCTTGCTGACTATGGCGCCGACTCCGTGTGGACCGACGAGGAAGGCAACGTGATCGGCCTGAGGCGGGGTCTCGGCTCCGATGCCGGAGTCCTGGCCGTCACCGGTCACCTCGACACCGTGTTCCCCGAGGGCACCGACGTCACCGTACGCCAGCGCGGCGACACCCTCTTCGCACCGGGCATCGGCGACGACTCCCGGGGGCTGGCCGCTCTCCTCGCCGTTCTGCGCACGCTCGAGGAGGCCGGGGTCGAGACTCGCGACGATCTGCTCTTCGTCGGAACGGTCGGAGAGGAAGGGATCGGAGATCTGCGAGGGGTCAAGCATCTCTTTCGCGAGGGCGGGCCGCGCATCGACGCCTTCATCTCGGTGGACGGAACCGGGCATGCCACCATCACCCATCAGGGGCTGGGTTCCTACCGGTACCGGGTGACCGTGAGAGGACCGGGAGGCCACTCCTGGAGCGCGTTCGGGTTGGCGAACGCCGCCCACGCCCTGGGCAGGATCATCTCGGCCTTCGACCTCGCCTCCGACGCCATCACCCGGAACGGACCGCGCACCAGCTACAACGTGGGAAGAATAGGCGGCGGCACCTCCGTGAACTCGATTCCCTTCGAGGCCTGGATGGAGATCGACATGCGCTCCATCTCTCCCGAACACCTGACCAGGATCGACGACGCCTTCCGCCACACGGTCGAGCGGACCCTCCTGGAGGTGAACGCGGCTCGTCGCGAAGGCCCGGAGCTGAGCGCCGAGATAGAGATGATCGGGAACCGCCCCTCCGGCGAGATTCCGGCCGACCATCCCCTGGTCAGGACGGCCGTCGACGTCTCGGAATACCTGGGCATTGATCCCGTCCTCGGTCGCGGCTCCACCGATTCCAACATCCCTATCTCTCTGGGAATACCCGCCATCACCATCGGCGGCGGCGGCGTGGGCTTCGGGGCTCACTCCCCCGGAGAGTGGTTCATTAACCGGGAAGGGACGCTCGGGATTAAGCGCGCCCTGCTCATCGCTCTGGCGCGGGCGGGGGTGGCCGAGAGCTGA
- a CDS encoding ABC transporter permease, with the protein MTRSTARKFVVAAEHAGGLGELTWHIVRAVVRGRFALSAVVRQMHVMGFQSVSIVLITGALAGVVTSQQGGYQMTSVVPDYVLGSLVVETMVLEMGPVLTGLVLVGRIGARITAEIGTMVVSEQIDAFEAMGRDPLAILGTPRVLAGILVMPLLVGIATVSGCATGYLGANLDSGLGLDRFLYGARVFWNSWDIAFSLIKSVSFGLFIPLIAVHMGFRTSGGAEGVGRTTTQAVMFMTVTVLVLDALAAPLLLD; encoded by the coding sequence ATGACACGCTCGACCGCGCGCAAGTTCGTCGTCGCGGCCGAGCATGCGGGAGGGCTGGGCGAGCTGACGTGGCACATCGTGCGGGCGGTGGTACGGGGAAGGTTCGCCCTGAGCGCAGTGGTCCGGCAGATGCACGTGATGGGATTCCAGAGCGTGAGTATCGTCCTCATCACCGGTGCGCTCGCGGGCGTGGTCACCAGCCAGCAGGGCGGTTACCAGATGACGTCGGTGGTTCCCGACTATGTGCTCGGGAGCCTGGTGGTCGAGACCATGGTTCTCGAGATGGGGCCCGTGCTGACCGGGCTGGTCCTGGTGGGACGCATCGGCGCCCGGATAACCGCCGAGATCGGCACCATGGTCGTCTCCGAGCAGATCGACGCCTTCGAGGCGATGGGCCGCGACCCGCTCGCCATCCTCGGCACCCCGCGCGTGCTTGCCGGCATTCTGGTCATGCCGCTGCTCGTCGGGATCGCGACGGTTTCGGGGTGCGCCACCGGCTACCTGGGCGCCAATCTCGATTCCGGTCTCGGCCTCGATCGCTTCCTATACGGGGCCCGCGTCTTCTGGAACTCCTGGGATATCGCCTTTTCCCTTATCAAGTCGGTGTCGTTCGGACTGTTCATTCCTCTCATCGCGGTGCACATGGGCTTCCGCACGTCAGGCGGAGCCGAGGGTGTGGGCCGGACCACCACGCAGGCGGTCATGTTCATGACGGTGACGGTGCTTGTGCTCGACGCCTTGGCCGCTCCGCTACTCCTCGACTAG
- a CDS encoding ATP-binding cassette domain-containing protein, with amino-acid sequence MLTGVDLEVRPGEMFAIFGPSGVGKSVLLKTTIGLVRPDRGEVFFEGEPIYRSGARAMAAVRKEVGYVFQHAALFDSMNVFDNVCMGIPENELGGLSRIEQGRRVWRALDLVNLDPREVLSATPAELSGGMKKRVGIARAIIGTPRVLLWDEPTTGLDPINTAAVERLITDLSNRIEVTSVVVTHDIFGGLEICDRVAILYDGVTRYIGEPAGFWSSEDPVIRAFLDRAAAGAAADMEVT; translated from the coding sequence GTGCTCACCGGGGTCGATCTCGAGGTGCGACCGGGCGAGATGTTCGCCATCTTCGGACCCTCGGGCGTCGGCAAGAGCGTGCTGCTCAAGACGACGATCGGACTGGTGAGGCCGGACCGCGGCGAGGTCTTCTTCGAGGGAGAACCGATCTACCGCAGCGGCGCCCGCGCCATGGCGGCGGTACGCAAGGAAGTGGGATACGTCTTCCAGCACGCCGCCCTCTTCGACTCCATGAACGTATTCGACAACGTGTGCATGGGCATTCCCGAGAACGAGCTCGGCGGCCTCTCCCGGATCGAGCAGGGCCGCAGGGTGTGGCGAGCCCTCGACCTGGTCAACCTCGATCCCCGCGAGGTGCTCTCGGCCACGCCTGCGGAGCTCTCCGGCGGGATGAAGAAGAGGGTGGGGATCGCCAGAGCCATCATAGGCACTCCTCGAGTCCTGCTCTGGGACGAACCGACCACCGGTCTCGATCCTATCAACACCGCCGCCGTGGAGAGGCTCATAACAGACCTCTCCAACCGGATCGAGGTCACGTCGGTGGTCGTCACCCACGACATTTTCGGCGGCCTCGAAATCTGCGACCGGGTGGCAATCCTTTATGACGGGGTGACTCGCTACATCGGCGAGCCCGCCGGCTTCTGGTCATCCGAAGATCCGGTGATCAGGGCATTCCTCGACCGGGCTGCCGCCGGAGCGGCCGCCGACATGGAAGTCACATGA